The Patagioenas fasciata isolate bPatFas1 chromosome 3, bPatFas1.hap1, whole genome shotgun sequence genome contains a region encoding:
- the KCTD3 gene encoding BTB/POZ domain-containing protein KCTD3 isoform X2, with the protein MKLVLFSLQIFIDRDPAAFAPILNFLRTKELDLRGVSINVLRHEAEFYGITPLVRRLLLCEELERSSCGSVLFHGYLPPPGIPNRKINNTAGPPADVRTGQNSSESEIHGGGVQPTLAGTGEGTVRLGFPVDPRKVLIVAGHHNWIVAAYAHFAVCYRIKESSGWQQVFTSPYLDWTIERVALNAKVVGGPHGDKDKMVAVASESSIILWSIQDGGSGSEIGVFSLGVPVDALFFIGNQLVATSHTGKVGVWNAVTQHWQVQDVVPITSYDTAGSFLLLGCNNGSIYYIDMQKFPLRMKDNDLLVTELYHDPSNDAITALSVYLTPKTSVSGNWIEIAYGTSSGAVRVIVQHPETVGSGPQLFQTFTVHRSPVTKIMLSEKHLVSVCADNNHVRTWTVTRFRGMISTQPGSTPLASFKILSLEEAESHGSYCSGNDIGPFGERDDQQVFIQKVVPITNKLFVRLSSTGKRICEIQAVDCTTISSFTVRECEGSSRMGSRPRRYLFTGHSNGSIQMWDLTTAMDMVNKSEDKDVGGPTEEELLKLLDQCDLSTSRCATPNISPATSVVQPNRLRESNSSLQLQHHETIHETATYGSVRPYRESPLLARARRTESFHSYRDFQAFNLPSKSPTEKAAAANGNSSQAEARKATAEGSAAERKAVLTTALEARGTGMTDAGGCCSTEVHRLPESSLDLKRRGPEEESEAKAESKKKMGFEGAGFLGRKKVPLLASVPVLAEGGPEVPAAASPSPTKTSASPRHRKNDSSCQDYGL; encoded by the exons ATGAAACTGGTGCT TTTTTCTTTGCAGATATTTATTGATCGAGATCCAGCAGCATTTGCACCCATTTTAAATTTTCTTCGCACAAAGGAGTTAGATTTACG ggGAGTGAGTATTAATGTTCTCAGGCATGAAGCTGAATTCTATGGAATTACTCCtttag TGAGAAGATTGCTACTATGTGAGGAACTGGAACGCTCCTCTTGTGGCAGTGTCCTTTTTCACGGTTACCTGCCACCTCCAG GCATTCCTAACCGTAAAATAAATAATACTGCTGGGCCACCAGCTGATGTTAGAACTGGTCAAAACAGCTCTGAGAGTGAGATTCATGGAGGTGGTGTCCAACCTACACTTGCTGGTACTGGGGAAGGTACAGTCAGGCTAG GATTTCCTGTGGACCCACGGAAAGTCCTAATAGTAGCTGGCCACCACAACTGGATAGTAGCTGCCTATGCCCATTTTGCTGTTTGCTACAG AATTAAAGAATCATCTGGATGGCAGCAGGTGTTCACGAGTCCCTACCTGGACTGGACAATTGAGCGAGTGGCTCTCAACGCGAAGGTGGTTGGAGGACCTCATGGAGACAAGGATAAGATGGTTGCAGTTGCCTCAGAGAGTAGCATAATTTTGTGGAGCATTCAAGATGGTGGTAGTGGCAGTGAAATTG GAGTGTTCAGTCTTGGAGTCCCTGTAGATGCTCTCTTCTTCATTGGCAACCAGTTGGTAGCTACAAGCCATACGGGGAAAGTGGGAGTGTGGAACGCTGTGACTCAGCATTGGCAG GTTCAGGATGTTGTTCCTATCACAAGCTATGATACTGCTGGGTCttttctgctgctgggctgtaaCAACGGCTCTATCTACTATATAG ACATGCAGAAGTTCCCATTGCGAATGAAAGACAATGATCTTCTAGTGACAGAATTGTACCATGATCCCTCCAATGATGCTATAACAGCACTCAGTGTCTACCTCACACCTAAAACAA GTGTAAGTGGCAATTGGATTGAGATTGCATATGGCACCAGCTCTGGAGCCGTGAGGGTGATTGTACAGCATCCTGAAACAGTTGGGTCTGGGCCTCAGCTCTTTCAGACCTTCACAGTTCATCGAAGTCCTGTTACAAAGATCATGCTCTCAGAGAAACACCTTGTGTCAG TTTGTGCTGATAACAACCATGTACGGACATGGACTGTGACTCGGTTCCGGGGCATGATATCAACTCAGCCAGGCTCAACACCTCTTGCATCATTCAAAATCTTATCCCTGGAGGAGGCAGAGAGTCATGGCAGTTACTGTTCTGGAAACGACATTG gaCCCTTTGGTGAACGTGATGATCAACAAGTGTTTATCCAAAAAGTTGTTCCTATCACTAACAAGCTGTTTGTAAGGCTGTCTTCAACTGGAAAAAG GATCTGCGAGATCCAGGCAGTGGACTGCACTACTATCTCGTCATTTACTGTGCGAGAATGCGAAGGATCCAGCAGAATGGGGTCCCGGCCACGCCGCTACCTCTTCACGGGCCATTCAAATGGCAGCATCCAGATGTGGGACCTGACCACAGCTATGGACATGGTTAATAAGAGTGAAGACAAAG ATGTTGGTGGCCCCACAGAGGAAGAGCTGCTCAAGTTGCTTGACCAGTGTGACTTGAGTACGTCTCGCTGCGCCACACCCAACATTAGTCCTGCCACCTCAGTTGTTCAGCCAAACCGGCTTCGGGAATCTAATTCCAG cCTCCAATTGCAGCACCATGAAACAATCCATGAAACAGCCACGTATGGTTCTGTGCGACCGTACAGAGAAAGCCCTTTATTGGCAAGAGCAAGGCGGACGGAGAGCTTTCACAGCTACCGGGACTTCCAGGCTTTTAACTTACCCAGCAAAAGCCCAACAGAAAAGGCAGCTGCTGCAAATGGGAATTCAAGCCAGGCAGAGGCCAGGAAGGCAACAGCGGAGGGCAGTGCTGCTGAGAGGAAGGCAGTCCTGACAACAGCGCTTGAAGCACGAGGCACAGGCATGACAGATGCAGGTGGGTGTTGCAGCACAGAGGTTCACCGTCTGCCAGAGAGTTCTCTGGATCTCAAAAGAAGAGGACCAGAAGAGGAGAGTGAAgccaaagcagaaagcaaaaagaaaatgggGTTTGAAGGAGCTGGCTTTCTGGGAAGGAAGAAAGTGCCTCTCCTGGCATCTGTACCAGTCCTGGCTGAAGGTGGGCCTGAAGTACCTGCTGCGGCTTCTCCATCTCCTACGAAGACATCTGCTTCACCACGTCACCGGAAGAATGACTCATCCTGCCAAGACTATGGCTTGTGA
- the KCTD3 gene encoding BTB/POZ domain-containing protein KCTD3 isoform X1, whose amino-acid sequence MAGNGGGFAGAGSGEIIQLNVGGTRFSTSRQTLMWIPDSFFSSLLSGRISTLKDETGAIFIDRDPAAFAPILNFLRTKELDLRGVSINVLRHEAEFYGITPLVRRLLLCEELERSSCGSVLFHGYLPPPGIPNRKINNTAGPPADVRTGQNSSESEIHGGGVQPTLAGTGEGTVRLGFPVDPRKVLIVAGHHNWIVAAYAHFAVCYRIKESSGWQQVFTSPYLDWTIERVALNAKVVGGPHGDKDKMVAVASESSIILWSIQDGGSGSEIGVFSLGVPVDALFFIGNQLVATSHTGKVGVWNAVTQHWQVQDVVPITSYDTAGSFLLLGCNNGSIYYIDMQKFPLRMKDNDLLVTELYHDPSNDAITALSVYLTPKTSVSGNWIEIAYGTSSGAVRVIVQHPETVGSGPQLFQTFTVHRSPVTKIMLSEKHLVSVCADNNHVRTWTVTRFRGMISTQPGSTPLASFKILSLEEAESHGSYCSGNDIGPFGERDDQQVFIQKVVPITNKLFVRLSSTGKRICEIQAVDCTTISSFTVRECEGSSRMGSRPRRYLFTGHSNGSIQMWDLTTAMDMVNKSEDKDVGGPTEEELLKLLDQCDLSTSRCATPNISPATSVVQPNRLRESNSSLQLQHHETIHETATYGSVRPYRESPLLARARRTESFHSYRDFQAFNLPSKSPTEKAAAANGNSSQAEARKATAEGSAAERKAVLTTALEARGTGMTDAGGCCSTEVHRLPESSLDLKRRGPEEESEAKAESKKKMGFEGAGFLGRKKVPLLASVPVLAEGGPEVPAAASPSPTKTSASPRHRKNDSSCQDYGL is encoded by the exons GTTCAGCACTTCAAGACAAACACTGATGTGGATTCCAGACTCCTTTTTTTCCAG tttgctgAGCGGAAGAATTTCCACACTGAAGGATGAAACTGGTGCT ATATTTATTGATCGAGATCCAGCAGCATTTGCACCCATTTTAAATTTTCTTCGCACAAAGGAGTTAGATTTACG ggGAGTGAGTATTAATGTTCTCAGGCATGAAGCTGAATTCTATGGAATTACTCCtttag TGAGAAGATTGCTACTATGTGAGGAACTGGAACGCTCCTCTTGTGGCAGTGTCCTTTTTCACGGTTACCTGCCACCTCCAG GCATTCCTAACCGTAAAATAAATAATACTGCTGGGCCACCAGCTGATGTTAGAACTGGTCAAAACAGCTCTGAGAGTGAGATTCATGGAGGTGGTGTCCAACCTACACTTGCTGGTACTGGGGAAGGTACAGTCAGGCTAG GATTTCCTGTGGACCCACGGAAAGTCCTAATAGTAGCTGGCCACCACAACTGGATAGTAGCTGCCTATGCCCATTTTGCTGTTTGCTACAG AATTAAAGAATCATCTGGATGGCAGCAGGTGTTCACGAGTCCCTACCTGGACTGGACAATTGAGCGAGTGGCTCTCAACGCGAAGGTGGTTGGAGGACCTCATGGAGACAAGGATAAGATGGTTGCAGTTGCCTCAGAGAGTAGCATAATTTTGTGGAGCATTCAAGATGGTGGTAGTGGCAGTGAAATTG GAGTGTTCAGTCTTGGAGTCCCTGTAGATGCTCTCTTCTTCATTGGCAACCAGTTGGTAGCTACAAGCCATACGGGGAAAGTGGGAGTGTGGAACGCTGTGACTCAGCATTGGCAG GTTCAGGATGTTGTTCCTATCACAAGCTATGATACTGCTGGGTCttttctgctgctgggctgtaaCAACGGCTCTATCTACTATATAG ACATGCAGAAGTTCCCATTGCGAATGAAAGACAATGATCTTCTAGTGACAGAATTGTACCATGATCCCTCCAATGATGCTATAACAGCACTCAGTGTCTACCTCACACCTAAAACAA GTGTAAGTGGCAATTGGATTGAGATTGCATATGGCACCAGCTCTGGAGCCGTGAGGGTGATTGTACAGCATCCTGAAACAGTTGGGTCTGGGCCTCAGCTCTTTCAGACCTTCACAGTTCATCGAAGTCCTGTTACAAAGATCATGCTCTCAGAGAAACACCTTGTGTCAG TTTGTGCTGATAACAACCATGTACGGACATGGACTGTGACTCGGTTCCGGGGCATGATATCAACTCAGCCAGGCTCAACACCTCTTGCATCATTCAAAATCTTATCCCTGGAGGAGGCAGAGAGTCATGGCAGTTACTGTTCTGGAAACGACATTG gaCCCTTTGGTGAACGTGATGATCAACAAGTGTTTATCCAAAAAGTTGTTCCTATCACTAACAAGCTGTTTGTAAGGCTGTCTTCAACTGGAAAAAG GATCTGCGAGATCCAGGCAGTGGACTGCACTACTATCTCGTCATTTACTGTGCGAGAATGCGAAGGATCCAGCAGAATGGGGTCCCGGCCACGCCGCTACCTCTTCACGGGCCATTCAAATGGCAGCATCCAGATGTGGGACCTGACCACAGCTATGGACATGGTTAATAAGAGTGAAGACAAAG ATGTTGGTGGCCCCACAGAGGAAGAGCTGCTCAAGTTGCTTGACCAGTGTGACTTGAGTACGTCTCGCTGCGCCACACCCAACATTAGTCCTGCCACCTCAGTTGTTCAGCCAAACCGGCTTCGGGAATCTAATTCCAG cCTCCAATTGCAGCACCATGAAACAATCCATGAAACAGCCACGTATGGTTCTGTGCGACCGTACAGAGAAAGCCCTTTATTGGCAAGAGCAAGGCGGACGGAGAGCTTTCACAGCTACCGGGACTTCCAGGCTTTTAACTTACCCAGCAAAAGCCCAACAGAAAAGGCAGCTGCTGCAAATGGGAATTCAAGCCAGGCAGAGGCCAGGAAGGCAACAGCGGAGGGCAGTGCTGCTGAGAGGAAGGCAGTCCTGACAACAGCGCTTGAAGCACGAGGCACAGGCATGACAGATGCAGGTGGGTGTTGCAGCACAGAGGTTCACCGTCTGCCAGAGAGTTCTCTGGATCTCAAAAGAAGAGGACCAGAAGAGGAGAGTGAAgccaaagcagaaagcaaaaagaaaatgggGTTTGAAGGAGCTGGCTTTCTGGGAAGGAAGAAAGTGCCTCTCCTGGCATCTGTACCAGTCCTGGCTGAAGGTGGGCCTGAAGTACCTGCTGCGGCTTCTCCATCTCCTACGAAGACATCTGCTTCACCACGTCACCGGAAGAATGACTCATCCTGCCAAGACTATGGCTTGTGA